The proteins below are encoded in one region of Clostridium estertheticum:
- a CDS encoding AraC family transcriptional regulator yields MAYKLNEITIRTNNSKEGMNNIGDIWNDITSGKLPIIFDSEHVFQQGISPISKYSNYSSDENGDYDLTIMAVTTDFFQKMDTEVSKGFYKKYDEKDGNGEISVCTRKAWEKVWSEQKSGDIHRTFTADFESTVPSEYTKDGKVHCYLYVAIQ; encoded by the coding sequence ATGGCATATAAATTAAATGAAATAACAATAAGAACGAATAATTCCAAAGAAGGAATGAATAATATTGGTGATATTTGGAATGATATTACAAGTGGAAAACTACCTATTATTTTTGATAGTGAACATGTATTTCAACAGGGTATTTCTCCAATTTCAAAATACAGTAATTATTCCAGTGATGAAAATGGAGATTATGATCTAACAATAATGGCTGTAACAACAGACTTCTTTCAAAAGATGGATACAGAAGTAAGTAAAGGCTTTTATAAAAAATACGATGAAAAAGATGGAAATGGAGAAATAAGTGTTTGTACGAGAAAGGCATGGGAAAAGGTATGGTCTGAGCAAAAATCGGGCGATATACATAGAACCTTTACAGCAGATTTTGAGAGCACTGTTCCAAGTGAATATACGAAAGATGGCAAAGTGCATTGCTATTTATATGTTGCAATTCAGTAG